The genomic interval AGCGGGGTGCCCGGGTTGATGAACGCCGCGCTGGGCAACTGCACGCCCATCGCCTCGAGCAGGGTCTGGTTGGAGTTCGCGGTGCCGTAGAAGGTGCAGGTGCCGGGCGAGTGGTAGGACTGCGCCTCGACCTCGAGCAGTTCGGCGCGCGTGGCCTCGCCGGCGGCGTAGCGCTCGCGCACCTCGGCCTTGGTCTTGTTCGGCACGCCGGAGGTCATCGGTCCGCCCGGCACGAACACTGCGGGCAGATGGCCGTAGGCGAGGGCGCCGATGAGCAGGCCCGGCACGATCTTGTCGCAGATGCCTAAGTACAGGCTGGCGTCGAACATGTCGTGCGACAGGCCGATTGCGGTCGCCTGGGCGATGACGTCGCGCGAGAATAGCGACAGTTCCATGCCGGCACGGCCCTGAGTCACGCCGTCGCACATCGCCGGCACGCCGCCGGCGACCTGCGCGGTCGCGCCGAGCGCGCGCGCGGTCTGGCGGATGAATTCCGGATACGGCTCGTAGGGCTGGTGCGCCGAGAGCATGTCGTTGTAGGCGGTGATGATGCCCAGGTTCGGCGTCGGCTCGTTGCGCAGGCGCAGCTTGTCGGTCGGCCCGCACCCGGCAAAGCCGTGGGCGAGGTTCGCGCAGCTCAGGCGACCGCGCAGCGGACCGTCGTCGCGCATGCGCGCGATGCCGTCCAGATACGCGCGGCGCGACGCGGCGCTGCGTTTGCGGATGCGCTCGGTGACGGAATGCAGAACGGGATGCAGGCTCATTGGCGGCGGCGATGAGATGGAAAGGAGGGAAGGGGCGCCCGGGTGCGCGGACGCGGCGCACGGGTGTCGTCGATCACGGGCACCAGTGCACGTGCAAGTCTGCGCCCGGCACGGTCAAGGCGATGCGCGCCGGATACTCGTGGACGTCGTCACTGCGCAACAGTTGCTCGAGCAGCGCGCGCTTACGCTCGCCGCGGATCAACAGGATCCGCGTGTGCGCCGGCGCCAGGCCGGCCGGCGTGAGGCTGATGCGGCGGGCCCAGCGCTGGGCGCCCGGGCAACCGGTCGCATCGACGCCGACGTAGGGTGTGGTCGCCGATAACGCGGCATCGAGGTCCTGCATGCCGGGGAACAGCGACGCGGTGTGGCCGTCGTCGCCCATGCCCAGCACCACGACGCCGGCCGGCTGGCGCGCATGCAGGTTGGCGGTCGACAGCGCTTCGTCGAACGGGCGGCCGGCCCGCGTGATCGTCTCCAGCCGCGCCTGCTGCGCCTTGTTCTGGATCAGCGTTTCGCGCACCAGGCGCGCATTGCTGTCCGGGTCTTCGGGCAGCAGCCAGCGCTCGTCGACCAGCGCGACGTCGACGTTTTCCCACGGCAACGGCGACTTCGACAGCGCGGCATAGACCGGGCCGGGCGTCTTGCCGCCCGACAGCAGCAGACGGGCACGCGGCCGCTCGCGCAGGTCGCGCGCGATCGCCGAGGAAATCGCGATCGCGGCGCCCCAGGTCCACTGGGTGGCCGAGTCGTAGGCGTGCAGGTGCATGCGCCCATCGTGACCGATTCGGGCCACGTTGCCAAAGCCGTCGGCGTGCTCGCCGGTCACGGTGCGGCTCTGCGCACGGCGATCGCCGCCGCGCCGAGCAGGCCGGCGTGCGGGTGCAGCACCGCCAGGCTCGGAACGCGGCCCATATTCGGCGAAAAGCGGCCCTTGTGTTCGAAGCGCTGGCGGAACCCCGAGTGGCGGATCGAGTCGAGCATCTTGGGCACCAGACCGCCGGTCAGGAACACGCCGTCCCAGGCGCCGAGCGTCAGCACCAGATCGCCGGCGATCGCGCCGAACACGGCGCAGAAGATATCGACGGCGCGTGCGCACAGCGGGTCGCCGGCCTGCGCGCGGGTGGTCACGTCGGAGGGCTGCAGCGGGCCCGGGTCGACCCCGGCGATCTCGCAGAGCGCGTGGTGGATGTTGACCAGCCCCGGCCCGCAGATCAGCCGCTCGTTGGACACGCGCCCGAACTGCGCGCTGAGCCGTTCGAGGATGCGGGTTTCTTCCGGCGTGCCCGGCGGGAAGCTGACGTGGCCGCCTTCGGTCTCGAGCGGATAGTAGCGGCCGTCGCGGACCACCAGTCCACCCACGCCCAGCCCGGTGCCCGGGCCGATGACCGCGTAGGTGCACGGCGTGTCGGCGCGCTCGGGCACCGCCCACTGCACGCCGCCGATCGCGGTGTAGTCGCCGGGCTGCAGCAGCGGGATCGCCATCGCCTGCGCGGCGAAGTCGTTGACCAGTTCGACATCGTCCAGCCCCAGGCGCTCGCGGGTGCGCCGGCGCGAGATCACCCAGGGGTGATTGGTGATGCGCGCCTCGTCGCCGTCCACGCGTCCGGCCACGGCGAAGACGCCGCAGCGGATGCGCGCATCGCCGACGTGGCCGATCGCCTGCAGGTAGTGCTGGGCGGCGTCGGCCAGCGAGGGAAAATCAGCGACCGCGAAGCCCTGCACGGTGTCGAGTTGCAGCGGCGTGGCGCTGGCGGTGTCGGCCAGCGCGAAGCGCGCGTTGGTGCCGCCGATGTCGGCGAGCAGGGCGAGTGAAGCGTCGGTCACGACTTGCGTCCGTTGTGCGTGGTCAGGGTGCGCGGGAGGAACGGCACGGCCTCGGCCGGTCCCCACGACCCGGCCGGATAGTCATGGACCGGCGTGCCGGCCTGGCGCCAGGCGTCGCTGACGCTGTCGATCCAGCGCCACTGGGCCTCGACCTCGTCGTCGCGCACGAACAGCGTCTGGTCGCCCTTGAGCGCGTCGATCATCAACCGCTCGTAGGCGATGCGGCGCTTGGGCGGCAGCATCGCCAGGTCCAGCGACATCGGCTGCAGCTCGTTGGCGCTCCATTCCGAAGCCGCCAGGCTGCCCATCAGGCCGAGTTCGATGGTCTCTTCGGGCTGCAGCCGCACCCGCAACTGGTTGGCGCGGGCGCGTTTGCGCTCGTCGGCGCCGAACAGCCAGTGGGTGACCGGCTTGAAGGTCACCACGACCTCGGTGGTGCGCGAGGGCATGCGCTTGCCGGTCACCAGCCGGAACGGAACGCCGGCCCAGCGCCAGTTGTCGATCCAGGCACGCAGGCCGACGAAGGTCTCGACATCATCACGGTGATTGAAGCCCTTGACCGCGCGGCCGTCGACCACGCCGTCGCGGTAGCGGCCGCGGATGCTGTCGGCGTCGGCGGCCGACGGGGTCATGGGGCGCAGCGCGCGCAGCACCTTGCGCTTCTCGTCGCGGATCGAATCGGGGTCCATCGCCGCCGGCGGCTCCATCGCGATCAGCGCGAGCAGCTGCAGCATGTGGTTCTGCACCATGTCGCGCAGCGCGCCGTAGTCGGCGTAGTAGCCCTCGCGGCCGTCCACACCGGCGGTCTCGGCGACGATGATGTCGACCGACTCGATCCAGCGCCGTTCCCAGACCGCCTCGAACAGCGTGTTGCCCAGCCGCAGCGCCAGCAGGTTCTGCACCGGCGCCTTGCCCAGGTAATGGTCGATGCGGAAGATCCGCGACTCGTCGAGCGCGGCCTTGAGGGTGGCGTCGATCTCGCGGGCGCTGGCCAGGTCGTGACCGATCGGCTTTTCGAGCACCAGGCGCGACGGCGGCTCGAGCAGGCCGGCGGCCTTCAGGCCGCGGCAGGCGGAGGCAAAGAGGTTGGGCGGCGTGGAAAGGTAGCTGACGGCCGGGCGGTCGGCGAACGGCGAGAGCGCCTGCGCCATGGCCGCGGGGTCGGACAGGTCGGCGGGCACGTAGCGCACCCGGCGCAGCAGTTCGTCCAGCGTGGCGGCCTCGTAGTCGTCGCCCAGGCGCTCGCGCAACCAGCCGCGGAAGCTCTCGTCGTCGTGCTCGCTGCGCGCGATCGCCACGACCCGGAAGTCGGCCGGCAGCAGCCGGTCGCGCAGCAGGTGCAGCAGGGACGGGAACAGGTAACGTTGCGCCAGATCGCCGGTGGCGCCAAACAGCAGCAGAGTGTCGTGCATGGACGCCTGGTTCGCCTCGTGTTCACGGAAGGGGAATCGTGAAGTGTGTCGTGCAATCGCCCGGAACCGCAATGCCCGTCGTCGCGCGTGCCCGCGCGGCGACGGACCGGCCGGCGCGCGCG from Luteimonas sp. S4-F44 carries:
- the pgl gene encoding 6-phosphogluconolactonase gives rise to the protein MTGEHADGFGNVARIGHDGRMHLHAYDSATQWTWGAAIAISSAIARDLRERPRARLLLSGGKTPGPVYAALSKSPLPWENVDVALVDERWLLPEDPDSNARLVRETLIQNKAQQARLETITRAGRPFDEALSTANLHARQPAGVVVLGMGDDGHTASLFPGMQDLDAALSATTPYVGVDATGCPGAQRWARRISLTPAGLAPAHTRILLIRGERKRALLEQLLRSDDVHEYPARIALTVPGADLHVHWCP
- the glk gene encoding glucokinase, translating into MTDASLALLADIGGTNARFALADTASATPLQLDTVQGFAVADFPSLADAAQHYLQAIGHVGDARIRCGVFAVAGRVDGDEARITNHPWVISRRRTRERLGLDDVELVNDFAAQAMAIPLLQPGDYTAIGGVQWAVPERADTPCTYAVIGPGTGLGVGGLVVRDGRYYPLETEGGHVSFPPGTPEETRILERLSAQFGRVSNERLICGPGLVNIHHALCEIAGVDPGPLQPSDVTTRAQAGDPLCARAVDIFCAVFGAIAGDLVLTLGAWDGVFLTGGLVPKMLDSIRHSGFRQRFEHKGRFSPNMGRVPSLAVLHPHAGLLGAAAIAVRRAAP
- the zwf gene encoding glucose-6-phosphate dehydrogenase — encoded protein: MHDTLLLFGATGDLAQRYLFPSLLHLLRDRLLPADFRVVAIARSEHDDESFRGWLRERLGDDYEAATLDELLRRVRYVPADLSDPAAMAQALSPFADRPAVSYLSTPPNLFASACRGLKAAGLLEPPSRLVLEKPIGHDLASAREIDATLKAALDESRIFRIDHYLGKAPVQNLLALRLGNTLFEAVWERRWIESVDIIVAETAGVDGREGYYADYGALRDMVQNHMLQLLALIAMEPPAAMDPDSIRDEKRKVLRALRPMTPSAADADSIRGRYRDGVVDGRAVKGFNHRDDVETFVGLRAWIDNWRWAGVPFRLVTGKRMPSRTTEVVVTFKPVTHWLFGADERKRARANQLRVRLQPEETIELGLMGSLAASEWSANELQPMSLDLAMLPPKRRIAYERLMIDALKGDQTLFVRDDEVEAQWRWIDSVSDAWRQAGTPVHDYPAGSWGPAEAVPFLPRTLTTHNGRKS